Proteins co-encoded in one Arachis stenosperma cultivar V10309 chromosome 7, arast.V10309.gnm1.PFL2, whole genome shotgun sequence genomic window:
- the LOC130941193 gene encoding pentatricopeptide repeat-containing protein At1g10270-like — protein sequence MPLYRLLLRSLRRLSTLQDVAVCDSRPFPFTAQSRSFAFSSAEEAAAERRRRKRRLRIEPPLNAIRPPPHQSTASRDPNAPRLPDSTSALVGPRLSLHNRVQSLIRASDLDAASAVARHSVFSVTRPTVFTCNAIIAAMYRAKRYQEAIALFHFFFNQSNIVPNIVSYNNLINTHCDEGNVDVAIQIYRHVIANAPFSPSPVSYRHLTKGLIDAGRIGEAVDLLREMLTKGHGADSLVYNNLISGFLNLGNLDKANELFDELKERCLVYDGVVNATYMEWYFKQGRDKEAMESYKSLLDREFRMTPATCNVLLEVLFKYSKSTEAWALFHQMLDNHTPPNFQAVNSDTFNIMVNECFKLGKFAEALATFKKVGTRANSKPFAMDVAGYNNIIARFCENGMLSEAETLFEELCSKSLSPDVPTHRTLIEAYLKMERIDDALRVFHRMVDAGLRVVASFGNRVFDELIKNGKAIDCAQILSKMGEKDPKPDPTCYEVVIKGLCSNGLLDKSEELLNEVIRYGIGLTSPLQTYLMETFQKAGREEEIPRLLNMNRFGYRPPTPPPRSPPQTAGGHSPPSGPPPRIAGHQPYGTPYGHRQMAGHYPPSSGGQYQPLSGSGATPQISRSTPPSYGAANQMSPHYYTAPGPYLQTTEPHHPSSGAPSHIESHQHQQQVEVMNK from the coding sequence ATGCCGCTTTACCGACTCCTCCTCCGCTCCCTCCGCCGTTTGTCGACGCTCCAAGATGTTGCCGTTTGTGATTCTCGCCCTTTCCCTTTCACTGCACAGAGTCGTTCATTCGCGTTCTCCTCCGCCGAAGAAGCAGCCGCAGAGCGCCGCCGCCGCAAGCGCCGCCTTCGCATCGAGCCTCCCCTGAATGCGAttcgtcctcctcctcatcAATCCACCGCCTCCCGTGACCCCAACGCTCCACGCCTCCCGGATTCCACCTCCGCCCTCGTCGGTCCCCGCCTTAGCCTCCACAACCGCGTCCAGTCTCTAATCCGCGCCAGCGACCTCGACGCCGCCTCCGCCGTTGCCCGCCACTCTGTGTTCTCCGTCACCCGCCCCACCGTCTTCACCTGCAACGCCATCATCGCCGCCATGTACCGCGCCAAGAGGTACCAAGAGGCCATCGCTCTCTTTCACTTTTTCTTCAACCAGTCTAATATTGTTCCCAATATCGTTTCCTATAATAACCTAATCAACACCCACTGTGATGAGGGGAACGTTGACGTGGCGATCCAAATCTATCGCCATGTCATTGCCAATGCCCCTTTCAGCCCTTCCCCTGTGTCCTATCGCCATCTCACTAAGGGTCTCATCGACGCCGGCCGCATTGGCGAGGCCGTCGATCTCTTGCGTGAGATGCTGACTAAAGGCCACGGTGCCGACTCTCTGGTGTACAATAATCTGATTTCTGGTTTCCTTAACTTGGGGAATCTTGACAAGGCCAATGAACTATTTGATGAGTTGAAAGAGAGGTGTTTGGTGTATGATGGGGTTGTCAACGCTACTTACATGGAGTGGTACTTCAAGCAGGGTAGAGATAAGGAGGCAATGGAGTCTTACAAATCCTTATTGGATCGCGAGTTTAGAATGACGCCCGCTACTTGCAATGTCTTGTTGGAGGTCTTGTTCAAGTACAGCAAGAGCACAGAGGCGTGGGCTTTGTTTCATCAGATGTTGGATAATCATACTCCTCCGAATTTTCAAGCTGTGAACTCGGATACCTTCAATATAATGGTCAACGAGTGTTTTAAGCTGGGGaagtttgcagaagcacttgccACTTTTAAGAAGGTTGGGACCAGGGCAAATTCGAAGCCTTTTGCTATGGACGTTGCAGGATACAATAATATTATTGCTAGGTTTTGTGAGAATGGAATGCTGTCTGAAGCGGAAACACTATTTGAAGAGCTGTGCTCGAAATCTTTGAGCCCTGATGTGCCAACTCATAGGACTTTGATTGAGGCATACTTGAAGATGGAGAGGATTGATGACGCTTTGAGGGTGTTCCATAGAATGGTGGATGCCGGTCTAAGGGTGGTTGCAAGCTTTGGTAATAGGGTGTTTGATGAATTGATTAAGAATGGGAAAGCTATTGACTGTGCTCAAATTTTGAGTAAGATGGGAGAAAAAGATCCCAAACCTGATCCTACTTGCTATGAGGTTGTGATCAAGGGTCTATGCAGTAACGGTTTGCTGGATAAAAGCGAAGAGTTGCTTAATGAGGTTATAAGGTATGGCATCGGCCTTACTTCTCCCTTGCAGACATATTTGATGGAGACTTTCCAGAAGGCTGGGAGGGAGGAGGAGATTCCGAGACTGCTAAACATGAACAGATTTGGATACCGTccaccaacaccaccaccaagATCCCCGCCTCAAACGGCAGGAGGGCATAGTCCGCCTTCTGGCCCTCCACCACGAATAGCAGGACATCAACCTTATGGAACACCATACGGACATCGGCAAATGGCGGGGCATTATCCACCTTCTTCAGGAGGACAATATCAGCCTCTGTCAGGGTCAGGAGCAACTCCTCAGATTTCCAGATCCACTCCTCCATCATATGGAGCTGCAAATCAAATGTCGCCCCATTACTATACAGCCCCTGGACCATATTTGCAGACAACTGAACCTCATCATCCATCATCAGGAGCCCCTTCTCACATTGAGTCACATCAACATCAACAGCAAGTAGAAGTCATGAACAAGTAG
- the LOC130941192 gene encoding serine/threonine-protein kinase EDR1-like, whose translation MSERGKKEKQTEKKERMKNIFKKLHIGSSSHDPNRSNEIPPTVPSPSCATDHRAAVASQNTGVSPASPSPSSSPSAAPSVAPSGVGGAAAAIVNRQDFFSSEEEFQVQLALAISASNSDFGGDREKDQIHAATLLSLGGHRIDSARSKDEVAEALSRQYWDYNVLDYEEKVVDGFYDVFGLSADSAMQGKMPSLRDLETDPGDSSYEVVIVNRTVDPALEELVQIAHCIALDCPVTEVGILVQRLAELVTSHMGGPVKDASIMLARWTERSTELRTSLSTSLLPIGSLNIGLSRHRALLFKVLADNIKMPCRLVKGSHYTGVEDDAVNIIKLEDEREFLVDLMAAPGTLIPADISSTKDSAFKSYNPKVVPSLPSSNEIGSYSTPIPADEGSSQNSVLRNHSPPWNEKLYFEKPEYARPSLGFSKDAGVGPSKIPNKRNTEISPPYSGASLYKGTLGMNAVGDGMRLNVNVVPYAQNNPNDSHSLFADLNPFQIKGTGKTSVHNIPVENKAPELQSTRKNTIPGQPPVPWKNCYAYNEVSRKNNRNPNDYSPTLLVSNNSSVSEKVNLSGRKSPYSSNVNNNINVQTPPQVTGSMIAPAAIEQNWIQDLNADHNGGHVEHSQNVMSEAFKEHENSEIRDIDWRACTHDRFMGSNLKLKEPESPSSSVDSISNRPRVDPNPPMLDDVDVGECEIPWEDLVIGERIGLGSYGEVYHADWNGTEVAVKKFLDQDFSGAALSEFKREVRIMRRLRHPNVVLFMGAVTRPPNLSIISEFLPRGSLYRILHRPNCQIDEKRRIKMALDVARGMNCLHTSTPTIVHRDLKSPNLLVDKNWNVKVCDFGLSRLKHNTFLSSKSTAGTPEWMAPEVLRNEPSNEKCDVYSFGVILWELATLRLPWSGMNPMQVVGAVGFQNRRLDIPKEVDPLVARIIWECWQQDPNLRPSFAQLTVALKSLQRLVIPSHQDQVASPLPQEISVNSTP comes from the exons ATGAGTGAAAGAGGGAAAAAAGAGAAGCAAAcggagaaaaaggagagaatgAAAAACATTTTCAAGAAGCTTCACATAGGGAGCAGTAGCCACGATCCTAACCGATCCAATGAGATTCCGCCAACTGTCCCCTCGCCGTCGTGCGCCACTGATCACCGTGCTGCTGTAGCATCACAGAATACTGGCGTATCTCCGGCAAGCCCGTCACCGTCGTCCTCTCCCTCTGCGGCACCGTCTGTCGCTCCGTCTGGTGTCGGCGGCGCCGCCGCTGCGATCGTCAACCGGCAGGACTTCTTCTCGTCGGAAGAGGAGTTTCAGGTGCAGTTGGCCCTAGCAATCAGCGCTTCGAACTCGGATTTCGGTGGCGATCGCGAGAAGGATCAGATCCACGCGGCGACGCTGCTGAGTCTTGGAGGACACCGAATTGATTCGGCGAGGAGCAAGGATGAGGTTGCCGAGGCGCTGTCGAGGCAGTACTGG GATTACAATGTGCTTGACTATGAGGAAAAAGTGGTAGATGGTTTTTATGATGTTTTTGGGCTTTCTGCTGATTCTGCAATGCAAGGAAAGATGCCATCCCTAAGAGACCTCGAAACAGACCCTGGGGATTCTAGCTATGAAGTGGTCATAGTTAATCGAACAGTTGATCCTGCCTTGGAAGAGCTAGTGCAAATTGCACATTGTATTGCATTAGACTGCCCTGTCACCGAGGTTGGTATTTTGGTACAAAGGCTTGCTGAACTTGTTACAAGCCATATGGGTGGTCCTGTAAAGGATGCTAGTATTATGTTGGCAAGATGGACGGAAAGGAGTACGGAATTAAGGACATCACTTTCAACAAGTTTATTGCCTATTGGGTCCTTAAATATTGGGCTCTCTAGACATCGTGCGTTGCTTTTCAAG GTATTGGCCGACAATATTAAGATGCCTTGTAGGCTGGTAAAAGGTAGTCATTATACTGGTGTTGAGGATGATGCTGTCAACATTATAAAGTTAGAGGATGAAAG GGAGTTTTTGGTTGATCTCATGGCTGCTCCTGGAACCCTTATCCCAGCTGATATTTCAAGTACAAAAGATAGTGCCTTTAAATCTTACAATCCAAAGGTTGTGCCAAGTTTACCTTCCTCTAATGAAATTGGGTCTTATTCAACACCTATTCCTGCTGATGAAGGTAGTAGTCAAAATTCTGTATTAAGAAATCATTCACCACCATGgaatgaaaaattatattttgaaaagcCTGAGTATGCACGACCTAGCTTGGGTTTCAGCAAAGACGCTGGTGTTGGTCCTTCTAAGATACCTAATAAAAGAAATACGGAAATTTCACCACCATACTCTGGTGCTTCTCTGTACAAAGGGACTCTTGGAATGAATGCAGTTGGTGATGGGATGAGATTAAATGTAAATGTTGTACCATATGCTCAGAACAACCCCAATGATTCTCATAGCCTTTTTGCAGATCTTAATCCATTTCAGATAAAAGGAACTGGGAAGACATCTGTGCATAATATACCTGTTGAAAATAAAGCTCCTGAGCTCCAGAGTACAAGAAAAAATACTATTCCTGGGCAACCCCCTGTACCATGGAAGAATTGTTATGCTTACAATGAAGTTTCCAGGAAAAATAATCGTAATCCTAATGACTACAGTCCTACATTATTAGTTTCTAATAATTCTTCCGTGTCTGAAAAGGTTAATCTCAGTGGTAGAAAATCACCATACAGTTCAAATgtaaataataacataaatgTTCAAACTCCACCGCAAGTTACTGGTTCCATGATAGCACCTGCAGCAATTGAACAGAACTGGATTCAGGATCTTAATGCTGATCACAATGGGGGACATGTGGAGCATTCTCAGAATGTCATGTCAGAGGCTTTTAAAGAACATGAAAACAGTGAAATCAGAGATATTGACTGGAGGGCGTGCACACATGACAGATTCATGGGAAGCAATTTAAAACTAAAGGAACCAGAGAGTCCTAGTTCATCAGTTGATTCTATTTCAAACAGGCCCAGGGTTGATCCAAATCCACCAATGTTGGATGATGTAGATGTTGGTGAATGCGAGATTCCATGGGAGGATCTGGTTATTGGAGAAAGAATTGGTCTAG GTTCATATGGCGAGGTATACCATGCAGACTGGAATGGCACA GAAGTTGCTGTGAAGAAATTTTTGGACCAGGATTTTTCAGGTGCTGCCTTGTCTGAATTCAAAAGAGAA GTACGGATAATGCGTAGACTGCGTCATCCAAATGTTGTTCTTTTTATGGGTGCTGTTACCCGTCCCCCCAATCTTTCAATTATTTCAGAGTTTCTTCCAAG AGGAAGCTTGTACCGAATTCTTCACCGGCCTAATTGTCAGATTGATGAGAAACGAAGGATAAAAATGGCTCTGGATGTG GCCAGGGGAATGAATTGCTTACACACTAGCACACCAACTATTGTTCACCGTGATCTGAAGTCCCCAAATCTTTTGGTTGATAAGAACTGGAATGTTAAG GTATGTGATTTTGGTTTATCACGCCTGAAGCACAACACATTTCTATCATCCAAGTCAACTGCTGGAACG CCTGAATGGATGGCTCCTGAAGTTCTCCGCAATGAACCCTCAAATGAGAA GTGTGATGTTTACAGTTTTGGGGTCATCCTATGGGAGCTTGCGACTCTAAGGTTGCCATGGAGTGGAATGAATCCTATGCAAGTTGTTGGTGCTGTAGGTTTCCAGAACCGTAGACTTGATATTCCCAAGGAAGTTGATCCTTTAGTTGCAAGAATAATCTGGGAATGTTGGCAACA GGATCCAAATTTGCGTCCCTCTTTTGCACAGCTCACAgtggcactaaaatcccttcagCGTCTAGTTATCCCATCTCATCAAGACCAGGTAGCATCACCTTTGCCGCAGGAGATTTCTGTAAATTCCACCCCCTGA